In a genomic window of Cytobacillus sp. FSL H8-0458:
- a CDS encoding TOMM precursor leader peptide-binding protein, whose product MSAVVVVVGEGLLADSVCKELPAKYKIVRHLNFEPELPDGANLILVLHDTWMPSFHKKAEEVSRSSGIPWLRGFVSFGEGVIGPIVHPSKPGCSQCADTRKLLAGRDREEMWKLQQKFEGNSGLESDAWASSTGLLQMSHLVASEVRRVLEGSLADLEGRMYLVSLKTLKTSRHLILPDSLCLVCGSLPEDSQEAARIILNPSLKVSTDSYRCRSLEDLEHLLIKNYLDPRTGLLNGKMYDFTPPFADVVVNLPLFGGDEGVAGRTHSYQVSELTAILEGLERSCGISPRGKRTAVYDSYRNLEDRALNPLKAGVHADGQYLQPNFPFNKFNPDIPMNWVWGYSFLQERPILVPELLAYYSLGCGNGYVYETSNGCALGGSLEEAVFYGILEVVERDSFLMAWYGQLALPRLDPSSSDDRELQMMIERVRTVGGYDLLLYNATMEHGIPSVWAMAKNRKKKGLNIICAAGAHPDPIRAVKSAVHELAGMMGTMDDDFEANKTKLRQMLQDSSLVGKMDDHGMLYGLPEAEERLAFLLDENRPLRTFSEEFKRGRRHTDLTDDLQDLLQALHRQNLDVIVVDQTTPEIQRSGLHCVKVLIPGMLPMTFGHHLTRVTGLGRVLEVPMKLGYTKEPLRVEQLNPHPHPFP is encoded by the coding sequence GTGAGTGCTGTCGTGGTAGTTGTCGGAGAGGGACTGCTGGCGGACAGCGTATGCAAAGAACTGCCTGCGAAATATAAGATAGTCCGTCATTTAAATTTTGAGCCTGAACTGCCGGATGGGGCAAATTTGATTCTGGTGCTGCACGATACCTGGATGCCTTCATTTCATAAAAAGGCGGAAGAGGTATCCCGATCATCAGGTATTCCCTGGCTTCGGGGGTTTGTATCATTTGGAGAGGGTGTGATCGGCCCAATCGTCCACCCGTCCAAGCCGGGATGCTCTCAATGTGCGGACACGCGGAAACTCCTGGCAGGTCGTGACCGGGAAGAAATGTGGAAACTGCAGCAGAAATTCGAAGGGAACAGCGGATTAGAAAGTGACGCCTGGGCATCAAGCACAGGGCTTTTACAGATGTCACACCTGGTTGCATCAGAGGTTCGAAGGGTTCTGGAGGGCAGCCTGGCGGACCTGGAAGGACGAATGTATCTGGTCAGTCTGAAAACATTGAAAACCTCTCGCCACCTCATTTTGCCGGATTCATTGTGCCTCGTGTGCGGCTCCCTCCCTGAAGATTCACAGGAAGCTGCAAGAATAATCCTTAATCCAAGCTTGAAAGTTAGCACAGACAGTTACCGCTGCCGCTCATTAGAGGATTTAGAGCACTTGCTCATCAAAAATTATCTGGACCCCCGGACTGGTTTGTTAAATGGGAAAATGTATGATTTCACGCCGCCTTTTGCAGATGTAGTCGTAAACCTTCCGCTGTTTGGAGGAGACGAAGGCGTGGCAGGCCGCACTCATTCCTATCAGGTGAGCGAGCTGACAGCCATTCTGGAGGGGCTTGAGCGTTCCTGCGGCATATCGCCCCGAGGAAAGAGGACAGCAGTCTATGACAGTTACCGCAATCTGGAAGACCGGGCACTAAATCCTCTAAAAGCAGGTGTGCATGCAGATGGACAGTATTTACAGCCGAACTTTCCTTTTAATAAATTTAATCCTGATATCCCGATGAATTGGGTATGGGGTTATTCGTTTTTGCAGGAGCGCCCGATTTTGGTTCCTGAGCTGCTTGCTTATTACAGCCTTGGCTGCGGGAATGGATATGTCTATGAAACGTCCAACGGATGCGCACTGGGCGGCAGCCTGGAAGAAGCGGTTTTCTACGGTATTTTAGAAGTGGTGGAGCGTGATTCATTCCTGATGGCCTGGTACGGACAGCTGGCACTTCCGCGTCTTGATCCCTCTTCCTCCGATGACCGGGAATTGCAGATGATGATTGAGCGGGTGAGGACAGTGGGGGGATATGATCTTCTGCTGTATAACGCGACAATGGAGCACGGAATACCAAGTGTTTGGGCGATGGCGAAAAACAGGAAGAAAAAAGGTTTGAATATCATTTGTGCGGCTGGAGCCCATCCTGATCCGATCCGTGCGGTAAAAAGCGCAGTTCATGAGTTAGCTGGAATGATGGGGACAATGGACGATGATTTTGAAGCGAACAAGACGAAATTACGGCAAATGCTGCAGGATTCTTCCCTCGTCGGCAAAATGGATGACCATGGGATGCTTTACGGTTTGCCGGAAGCGGAGGAGCGGCTAGCGTTTTTACTGGATGAAAACCGTCCGCTTCGAACGTTTTCCGAGGAGTTCAAGCGGGGAAGGAGACATACAGACCTGACAGATGATCTGCAGGACCTGCTTCAGGCATTGCACAGACAAAATCTTGATGTCATAGTCGTGGATCAGACGACGCCGGAAATACAGAGGAGCGGATTGCATTGTGTCAAGGTGCTGATTCCGGGGATGCTGCCCATGACCTTTGGACACCACCTGACACGTGTAACAGGGCTTGGGAGGGTGCTGGAGGTACCAATGAAACTCGGATATACAAAAGAACCCCTTAGAGTCGAACAGCTGAATCCACATCCCCACCCATTTCCGTAA
- a CDS encoding DUF4240 domain-containing protein, whose product MEVFLEWRWEHDRENFENEIREEEKRIQEEFHNNPQKPKKMMKDETFWSIIFLLDCHENDEEKIIEPAVNALEKMRVKDIKEFEEALSYKLYLLDTKEHAKNTGEYSYNEIIQEHFSADLFLYIRCSVIAEGKEYFDDCLNNPQNMPKDNSFEPLLSIASEAYTRRTGKEFEYITGCDYETFSSAAGWK is encoded by the coding sequence ATGGAAGTTTTTTTAGAGTGGAGATGGGAACATGATAGAGAAAACTTTGAGAATGAAATTCGGGAAGAAGAAAAAAGAATACAAGAAGAATTTCATAATAACCCACAAAAACCTAAAAAAATGATGAAGGATGAAACCTTTTGGTCAATTATCTTTTTACTTGATTGTCATGAAAATGATGAAGAAAAAATAATAGAACCTGCAGTTAATGCACTAGAAAAAATGAGAGTAAAGGACATCAAAGAGTTTGAAGAAGCACTGTCTTATAAACTATATTTATTAGACACTAAAGAGCACGCCAAAAACACAGGAGAATATTCATATAATGAAATAATACAAGAGCATTTCTCTGCAGATTTATTCTTATATATTAGGTGTTCAGTGATTGCTGAGGGAAAAGAATATTTTGATGATTGTCTCAATAATCCTCAAAATATGCCAAAGGACAACTCTTTTGAACCGTTACTGTCTATAGCATCCGAAGCATATACAAGGAGAACTGGAAAAGAGTTTGAATACATCACTGGTTGTGATTATGAAACATTCTCTAGTGCTGCAGGATGGAAGTAA
- a CDS encoding SagB family peptide dehydrogenase: MNPDTFLHNLHFDIDKITPPDWEVDWEDAPLAYKLYRGLPAIPLSLEVPLSLEEWEAPAKPDLRRIGDFLWYTFGLNQFSESVSPMGSDEQGDFMQSFRRSVPSGGALYPNELYMFLKLEDLPEGIYHYDVLHHRLVLLRKGNFDSYIARALGGRCDVSSCFGTVFVTTMFWKNYYKYNYFAYRLHGLDAGGVIGQLLEVTKRFGFAAGVYFQFLDRALNHLLGLSEEEESVYAVIPLSVETTSWAANRTSRDGMASASELCEEITLIQTNYWVRSNKVKEFPIITSVNKASMQESTNSFRQIIPQETRCESRPVTLPHVNRIAYDLASVCRERFSPDMDFTSGKVSQEQLAALLQEATESCLYRNDLDMALEKRASGVTLYVCLNNVEGIPDGAYYYDSDAHSLREINPGDHRLALQSGMPAGNVNLFQVPLCFHVAGDKDYLKTEVGYRGYRIQQMEAGMLMQRILIAATALGMGGHPLLGFDAKMSDEIYQIESQGKTSLIQIPIGFYRARPWLRGNLIS, encoded by the coding sequence ATGAATCCAGACACATTTCTGCACAATTTGCATTTTGATATTGATAAAATTACCCCGCCGGATTGGGAAGTGGATTGGGAAGATGCGCCGCTGGCTTATAAGCTTTACCGCGGTTTGCCGGCTATTCCACTATCACTGGAGGTTCCCCTTTCTCTTGAAGAATGGGAGGCACCGGCAAAGCCTGATCTTAGAAGAATCGGGGATTTTCTCTGGTACACATTCGGCCTTAATCAATTTTCCGAGTCTGTCTCTCCAATGGGTTCGGATGAGCAAGGGGATTTTATGCAGTCGTTCCGCCGCTCTGTGCCTTCTGGGGGAGCGCTGTATCCTAACGAACTATACATGTTTCTGAAATTGGAAGATTTACCGGAGGGGATCTACCACTATGATGTGCTGCACCACCGTCTTGTGCTGCTGCGCAAGGGGAATTTCGATTCGTATATAGCCCGTGCTCTTGGCGGTAGGTGTGATGTTTCATCCTGTTTTGGGACTGTGTTCGTGACGACAATGTTCTGGAAAAATTACTATAAATACAATTACTTTGCTTATCGTCTGCATGGCTTGGATGCAGGGGGAGTGATTGGACAGTTATTGGAGGTTACAAAGAGGTTTGGTTTTGCAGCGGGAGTTTACTTTCAATTTCTTGATCGTGCCCTAAACCATCTCCTTGGACTGTCCGAAGAGGAAGAGAGCGTTTATGCTGTGATCCCGCTGTCAGTTGAAACGACCAGCTGGGCTGCGAATAGAACCAGCAGGGACGGAATGGCCTCGGCCTCCGAATTGTGCGAGGAAATAACACTGATTCAGACGAATTACTGGGTCAGATCTAACAAAGTAAAAGAATTTCCGATAATAACCAGCGTCAATAAAGCATCCATGCAGGAATCCACCAATTCGTTTCGTCAAATCATTCCTCAAGAGACCCGCTGTGAGAGCCGGCCTGTGACTCTTCCTCATGTAAACAGGATAGCGTATGATTTGGCGTCGGTCTGCAGGGAGCGCTTTTCACCGGACATGGATTTCACTTCAGGAAAAGTCAGCCAAGAGCAGCTTGCTGCCCTTCTTCAGGAGGCGACTGAGTCCTGCCTGTATCGAAACGATTTAGATATGGCACTTGAAAAGAGAGCATCAGGTGTAACTCTATATGTGTGTTTGAATAATGTCGAAGGGATTCCGGATGGTGCCTATTATTACGACAGCGATGCTCATTCACTAAGGGAGATTAATCCCGGAGACCATCGGCTTGCGCTTCAATCCGGAATGCCTGCAGGCAATGTGAATCTGTTTCAAGTCCCGCTCTGCTTTCATGTAGCAGGGGATAAAGATTACCTCAAAACGGAAGTGGGCTATAGAGGCTATCGCATTCAGCAAATGGAAGCAGGAATGCTTATGCAGCGAATACTAATAGCAGCGACAGCGCTTGGAATGGGCGGACATCCGCTGCTCGGGTTTGATGCGAAGATGAGTGATGAAATCTACCAAATCGAATCACAGGGAAAAACCAGCCTCATCCAAATTCCGATTGGCTTCTACCGGGCACGTCCATGGCTGAGGGGGAATTTAATTAGCTAG
- a CDS encoding heterocycloanthracin/sonorensin family bacteriocin codes for MLNVGDFHANEAVPWDQNQVYSDQSRLCAGFGIGLGFSCFFFNCFNCFNCFSCFNCFRCSNCFRCGGRCGGRCGGRCGGRCGGY; via the coding sequence ATGCTGAATGTCGGTGATTTCCATGCGAACGAGGCGGTTCCCTGGGATCAAAACCAGGTCTATAGTGATCAGTCCCGGTTATGCGCTGGTTTTGGGATTGGTTTGGGCTTTAGCTGCTTTTTCTTTAACTGCTTCAATTGCTTTAACTGCTTTAGCTGTTTTAATTGTTTCCGCTGCTCTAACTGTTTTAGATGCGGAGGCCGCTGTGGCGGACGCTGCGGTGGCCGTTGTGGAGGCCGTTGCGGCGGATACTAG
- a CDS encoding endonuclease MutS2, which yields MNEMTFDKLQYHELKNKVKQHCVSSLGKALIDRLEPSSNIKAVRNRLNETSEARRLLDAEKHLPLTGISNITSIIEKVEKGIILTPSELNAVSDFLRGCRKIKKFMADKEFFAPVLYTYALSMTEFRNIEEEILYAIKGNMVDSGASKELKRIRNHLAKTEEKIEERLNKFLRSSANKEYIQEFYISKKDDRFTIPIKASFKNQVAGTVIETSSKGSTVFIEPDAVSKLNVELAMLKSEESVEEYQILATLSGAILESIHEIRINIECISQYDMIFAKAKYSKSTDAIEPEINNHGYIKLVNSKHPLLEGNVVPLDFEIGKDYRSLIITGPNAGGKTVVLKTIGLLTLAVMSGFHIMAKPGSEIAIFDNVFVDIGDNQSIENALSTFSSHMKNISEIMSAATNNTLLLFDEIGSGTEPNEGAALAIAILEEFYHMGCITIATTHYGEIKRYSEMHDDFINAAMLFDSAELRPMYKLLIGESGESNALWISRKMNIREHVLKRAQKYIENKDYNLEAVRENKIRKPLIEAGQTEHVYQYEIGDRVKVISQDDYAIVFEPIDKFNNIKLFYKGEIVEVNSKRIELDIKASELYPEGYDRNTLFTSYHERKLQHDLERGSKKALRKVGKEIRNRKQE from the coding sequence ATGAATGAAATGACCTTTGATAAATTACAATACCACGAATTGAAAAATAAAGTGAAACAGCATTGCGTCAGCAGTTTAGGGAAAGCGCTGATCGATAGGCTGGAGCCGAGCTCAAATATAAAAGCTGTCCGCAATCGCTTAAATGAAACAAGCGAGGCGAGAAGGCTGCTGGACGCCGAAAAGCATCTGCCATTAACCGGCATTTCCAATATCACAAGCATAATTGAAAAAGTGGAAAAAGGGATCATATTAACTCCTTCAGAGTTAAACGCTGTATCCGATTTTCTAAGAGGCTGCCGGAAAATCAAAAAGTTTATGGCAGATAAAGAATTTTTTGCGCCAGTTCTCTACACGTATGCATTATCTATGACGGAATTCAGAAATATTGAAGAAGAGATTTTATATGCAATCAAAGGAAACATGGTTGACTCAGGTGCCAGCAAAGAGCTGAAACGGATTAGAAACCATCTTGCCAAAACCGAAGAGAAAATTGAAGAACGATTGAATAAGTTCTTGCGGAGCAGTGCTAATAAGGAATATATTCAAGAATTTTATATAAGCAAAAAGGATGATCGCTTTACAATTCCCATTAAAGCTTCCTTTAAAAATCAGGTAGCAGGGACAGTAATCGAAACATCTTCAAAAGGGTCTACTGTTTTCATAGAGCCTGATGCCGTTTCAAAGCTTAATGTAGAATTGGCCATGCTGAAATCGGAGGAATCGGTGGAGGAATATCAAATCTTAGCCACGCTTTCCGGAGCGATTCTTGAATCCATTCATGAGATTCGCATCAATATTGAATGCATCAGCCAGTACGACATGATTTTTGCGAAAGCGAAGTACAGCAAAAGTACGGATGCCATCGAACCGGAGATAAATAATCATGGGTATATCAAATTGGTAAACAGTAAACATCCTTTATTGGAAGGAAACGTTGTCCCGCTGGATTTTGAAATCGGGAAGGACTATAGAAGCTTAATCATAACTGGCCCAAATGCAGGCGGGAAAACCGTCGTCCTAAAGACAATCGGACTCCTTACTCTGGCTGTCATGTCCGGATTTCATATTATGGCGAAGCCGGGGAGTGAAATCGCCATATTTGACAATGTCTTTGTAGATATTGGCGATAATCAGAGCATTGAGAATGCCTTGAGTACGTTTTCTTCCCATATGAAGAACATTTCCGAGATCATGAGTGCAGCCACTAATAATACGCTGCTTTTATTCGATGAGATTGGGAGCGGAACAGAGCCGAATGAAGGAGCTGCATTGGCTATTGCCATTCTGGAAGAGTTTTATCATATGGGATGCATCACGATTGCCACTACTCACTATGGTGAGATTAAACGTTATTCTGAAATGCATGATGATTTTATAAATGCTGCCATGTTATTCGATAGTGCCGAATTGAGGCCGATGTATAAGCTTTTAATAGGTGAATCTGGAGAGAGCAATGCGCTTTGGATTTCCAGAAAAATGAATATCCGCGAACATGTCCTGAAGCGTGCGCAAAAGTATATTGAAAATAAGGATTATAATCTGGAAGCAGTACGGGAGAACAAAATAAGGAAGCCATTGATTGAAGCGGGGCAGACAGAACATGTGTATCAATATGAAATTGGTGACCGGGTAAAAGTAATCAGCCAGGATGATTACGCCATTGTATTTGAGCCAATAGATAAATTTAATAACATCAAGCTGTTCTATAAAGGTGAAATAGTTGAAGTGAACAGTAAGAGGATTGAATTGGACATTAAAGCAAGCGAGCTATATCCGGAAGGGTATGACAGGAATACCTTATTTACCAGTTATCATGAACGTAAGCTGCAGCATGATTTGGAGAGAGGATCGAAAAAGGCACTGCGAAAGGTTGGAAAGGAGATTAGGAATAGGAAGCAGGAATAG
- a CDS encoding putative thiazole-containing bacteriocin maturation protein — MKNLTPSVRLKVKRDTFFIPDPAKGVYFRNNVSSFRMEGSMIDQWVQKLMPMFNGEYSLGELTSGLPGPHRDRVFEIAEVLYRNGFVRDVSGDHPHQLEEHVLKKYSSQIEFLESFGDSGAYHFQAYRQAKVLAAGSGPFFVSLVSSLIESGLPKVHMFITDPESTNIKRLKEIVAHARQTDPEVSAEEVTRKSEEDYPWEELIQPYDSILYISEAGNVEELQVIHAACRKEKKIFLPAMIYKQAGMAGPLVHPESEGCWETAWHRVHQSVFCKDKQLHAASSTAGAMLANLIVFELFKEVTGVTSAEQRNQFFLLNLETLEGNWHSFLPHPNLTGNIAVEWIQDVDQRIGQDSERNKSDSLFLFFSQLTSKESGIFHTWEEGDLKQLPLAQCEVQAADPLTKGPAELLPAIICTDLRHDEARREAGLTGIEAYVSRMAEQLAASDPAHGEFVGVGAGETFTEGVLRGLDRCLEEKLAKRQAVQTIVAPLHLIAVEDERCRFYLDALTTMKGAPKICQGEGVSGFPVIWVSTNNDRWFGSVGFNRTLALRKALQHAIAQEQNQRGRHKATAVEATSVLMEEREPQPLVIPPCNEKEKSQLLQSARQVLEENNKQLLVCEFSFEPFLKESLAGVYGVFIREEESQ; from the coding sequence ATGAAAAATTTGACCCCTTCTGTGCGTCTGAAGGTGAAAAGGGACACGTTTTTTATCCCTGATCCAGCCAAAGGTGTGTATTTTCGGAATAATGTAAGCTCCTTCCGCATGGAAGGCAGTATGATCGATCAGTGGGTTCAAAAGCTGATGCCGATGTTTAATGGTGAGTATTCGCTGGGGGAATTGACGTCCGGCTTGCCGGGCCCGCATAGGGATCGTGTGTTTGAGATTGCGGAAGTGCTGTACCGTAACGGCTTTGTGCGGGATGTTAGCGGGGATCATCCTCATCAATTGGAAGAGCATGTTCTTAAAAAGTATTCATCCCAGATCGAATTTTTGGAAAGCTTCGGTGATTCGGGTGCATATCATTTCCAGGCATACCGGCAGGCAAAAGTGCTTGCAGCAGGTTCAGGCCCTTTTTTTGTTTCGCTGGTTTCTTCGCTGATTGAGTCCGGATTGCCTAAGGTTCATATGTTCATTACAGACCCTGAATCGACTAACATAAAGAGGCTGAAGGAGATTGTCGCACATGCCCGGCAAACAGACCCTGAAGTTTCTGCAGAGGAGGTAACACGAAAGAGTGAGGAAGATTATCCCTGGGAGGAATTGATCCAGCCGTATGATTCAATTTTATATATCTCGGAAGCAGGGAATGTAGAGGAACTGCAGGTTATACACGCCGCCTGCCGGAAAGAAAAGAAGATATTTCTTCCTGCTATGATTTACAAACAGGCCGGCATGGCAGGTCCTCTCGTGCATCCGGAATCAGAAGGATGCTGGGAGACTGCCTGGCACCGAGTCCATCAATCCGTATTTTGCAAAGACAAGCAATTGCATGCCGCCTCTTCCACGGCAGGAGCCATGCTCGCTAATTTGATTGTGTTTGAGCTGTTTAAAGAGGTTACTGGAGTGACCAGTGCTGAACAGAGAAATCAGTTTTTCCTCCTTAATCTGGAGACGCTTGAAGGAAATTGGCATTCCTTTCTGCCCCATCCAAACCTGACCGGAAATATAGCTGTGGAATGGATTCAAGATGTTGATCAGAGAATCGGACAGGATTCCGAAAGAAATAAGTCTGACAGTTTGTTTCTATTTTTCAGCCAATTGACTTCCAAAGAGTCCGGAATTTTTCATACATGGGAGGAAGGGGATTTAAAGCAGCTCCCGCTGGCACAGTGTGAAGTGCAGGCAGCAGACCCGCTAACAAAGGGGCCGGCCGAGCTCCTGCCAGCTATAATCTGTACTGATTTGAGGCATGACGAGGCACGCCGGGAAGCAGGCTTGACCGGGATTGAAGCGTATGTGTCGCGGATGGCTGAACAGCTTGCAGCCTCTGATCCTGCACATGGCGAATTTGTTGGTGTGGGAGCAGGAGAAACTTTTACAGAAGGGGTATTACGCGGACTGGATAGGTGTTTGGAAGAGAAACTGGCTAAGCGTCAAGCAGTACAGACAATAGTTGCTCCGCTGCATTTGATTGCAGTAGAAGATGAACGCTGCAGGTTCTATTTGGACGCATTGACAACCATGAAGGGAGCGCCAAAAATCTGCCAGGGTGAAGGAGTATCCGGCTTCCCTGTAATCTGGGTCAGCACAAACAACGATCGCTGGTTTGGCAGTGTTGGCTTTAATAGGACATTAGCTCTGAGGAAAGCGCTGCAGCATGCGATTGCTCAGGAGCAAAACCAAAGAGGGAGACATAAAGCAACTGCAGTGGAGGCGACATCTGTGCTTATGGAAGAAAGGGAGCCTCAGCCTCTGGTCATTCCTCCTTGTAATGAGAAGGAAAAATCCCAGCTATTGCAGTCTGCCAGACAGGTTCTGGAAGAGAACAACAAGCAGCTCTTAGTATGTGAATTTTCATTCGAGCCATTTTTGAAAGAGAGTCTGGCAGGGGTGTATGGGGTGTTCATACGAGAGGAGGAATCTCAGTGA
- a CDS encoding Na+/H+ antiporter NhaC family protein produces the protein MNNTWLSLIPFLIVIGMSIWLKNILPGLVAGILVGSIIVSADLLSGTEQSVAYIVTTLSDETNIKIVGFLYLFGGLVGMMNIAGGIKGFSEWAGKRIRSERGLLVFIWITLPFTFMMPMFRIMMIGPIIKSLIKKMNLSKQKVGMTLDISTESVIVLLPVATAFVGFMVSLVEGGISGLELDMSAYEIFLLSILFNFYAIIMLLIGVVQTFWRRKKTGEQKAEAHTDLEEKEHEFHRMGIKKELSLVKAQPWHLIFPVFLLLAFSLFLLWQDGMSQGANTIFEAFSMADATFVMLLAVFITLVLTFIFYIIRREKMNEILYHFYDGGNQMMEAISLLILIWALTLAAEDLGFSDFIGSSLGSFLPAFLTPAAIFLLGSVVGYFIGSSWGTWGLFMPLGITLAVSTGASIPLTVGAVFASGAFGALTSPLGDTTITTASILDMDLVDYARYKLKVSAIGAVIAAALFIASGLLIS, from the coding sequence TTGAATAACACCTGGCTATCACTCATACCATTTCTAATCGTGATCGGCATGTCCATCTGGCTGAAGAATATTCTTCCTGGATTGGTGGCGGGCATCCTTGTTGGCTCCATTATCGTTTCAGCAGACCTGCTTTCTGGCACGGAACAGTCGGTCGCTTATATAGTCACCACCTTGTCCGATGAAACGAATATTAAAATAGTCGGATTTTTATATCTGTTCGGCGGGCTTGTCGGAATGATGAATATTGCGGGCGGCATAAAGGGCTTTTCGGAATGGGCCGGGAAAAGGATCCGCTCTGAACGCGGCCTTCTTGTGTTCATCTGGATCACTCTCCCGTTCACCTTTATGATGCCGATGTTTCGGATTATGATGATCGGACCCATTATTAAATCCTTGATTAAAAAAATGAATCTGTCCAAGCAGAAAGTCGGCATGACTCTCGATATTTCAACCGAATCCGTGATTGTGCTGCTTCCTGTTGCAACAGCTTTTGTGGGCTTCATGGTATCCCTTGTTGAAGGCGGCATCAGCGGGCTGGAGCTGGATATGTCTGCATATGAGATTTTTCTATTAAGTATTCTGTTTAATTTTTACGCGATCATTATGCTGCTGATTGGGGTTGTGCAGACGTTTTGGCGCCGAAAAAAAACAGGAGAGCAAAAAGCTGAAGCCCATACCGATCTGGAGGAAAAAGAGCATGAATTCCACCGGATGGGAATTAAGAAGGAATTATCGCTTGTAAAAGCCCAGCCATGGCATTTGATTTTCCCTGTATTTTTATTACTCGCCTTTTCTCTGTTCCTCTTATGGCAGGATGGAATGTCGCAGGGTGCAAATACGATTTTCGAGGCCTTTTCCATGGCAGATGCTACATTTGTGATGCTGCTGGCTGTTTTTATTACCCTCGTCTTAACCTTTATTTTCTACATAATCAGACGGGAGAAAATGAACGAAATTCTTTATCATTTTTACGATGGAGGCAATCAGATGATGGAGGCGATCAGCCTGCTCATCCTGATTTGGGCGCTCACCCTGGCGGCGGAGGATCTTGGTTTCTCCGACTTTATCGGGAGCTCACTCGGAAGCTTTCTGCCAGCCTTTTTGACACCGGCGGCCATCTTTTTGCTAGGATCAGTGGTCGGCTACTTTATTGGGAGCTCATGGGGAACATGGGGTCTGTTCATGCCGCTCGGAATTACCCTGGCAGTTTCAACCGGCGCCTCCATTCCGCTTACCGTTGGAGCAGTGTTTGCAAGCGGGGCATTCGGAGCGCTGACCTCACCGCTAGGAGATACCACCATTACCACTGCTTCGATCCTGGATATGGACCTCGTGGACTATGCACGATATAAATTGAAGGTTTCAGCCATTGGGGCTGTGATTGCTGCCGCACTATTTATTGCGTCAGGGTTGTTGATTTCATAG